A stretch of the Haloplanus aerogenes genome encodes the following:
- a CDS encoding DUF5789 family protein has product MKFNGTGEMIDALEFPITTDEIIADHGDHELELQRGTERVGDVLARLGTEEFEGPEDVRLSVRSAVGHKAIGRRFYSDRDPTALGESGPTPLSL; this is encoded by the coding sequence ATGAAGTTCAACGGCACTGGCGAAATGATCGACGCCCTCGAATTCCCGATTACCACCGACGAAATCATCGCCGACCACGGCGACCACGAACTCGAACTCCAGCGCGGAACCGAGCGCGTCGGCGACGTGCTCGCCCGTCTCGGGACGGAGGAGTTCGAGGGGCCGGAGGACGTGCGTCTCTCCGTTCGCTCCGCCGTCGGTCACAAGGCCATCGGTCGGCGCTTCTACAGCGACCGCGACCCGACGGCCCTCGGCGAGTCCGGTCCGACACCGCTGTCGCTCTGA